The following are encoded together in the Lathyrus oleraceus cultivar Zhongwan6 chromosome 3, CAAS_Psat_ZW6_1.0, whole genome shotgun sequence genome:
- the LOC127127772 gene encoding beta-amyrin 24-hydroxylase, with translation MSPIVTKLKNSTMLEIQGYLVLFFLWFISTIFIRSLFKKSECYKLPPGPPISFPILGHAPYLRSLLHQALYKLSTRYGPLMHIMLGSQHVIVASSAESAKQILKTCEESFCNRPIMIASESLTYGAADYFFIPYGNYWRFLKKLCMTELLSGKTLEHFVSIREDEVECFLRNLLEISKNGKPIEMRHELIRHTNNIISRMTMGKKSSGVNDEVGELRKVIREIGELLGAFNLGDIIGFMRPFDLQGFGKKNKDTHHKMDAMMEKVLKEHEEVRAKEGEGSDRKKDLFDILLNLIEADGADSKLTRQSAKAFALDMFIAGTNGPASVLEWALAELIRNPQVFKKARQEIDTIVGKERLVKESDIPNLPYLQAVVKETLRLHPPTPIFAREAIRSCQVDGYDVPAYSKIFINAWAIGRDPNYWDNPSVYDPERFLQNDDPSKSKLDVRGQYYQLLPFGSGRRSCPGASLALIVIQATLASLVQCYDWDVNDGKSNEIDMKEVGRVTVFLAKPLKCKPVSHFVPFSE, from the exons ATGTCACCAATAGTTACCAAACTCAAGAACTCAACCATGCTTGAAATCCAAGGCTACCTAGTATTATTCTTTCTATGGTTTATCTCAACTATTTTCATTCGATCACTTTTCAAAAAATCTGAGTGTTATAAACTCCCACCTGGCCCTCCAATTTCTTTTCCAATTCTAGGGCATGCACCATATCTTAGATCACTCCTTCATCAAGCACTTTACAAACTTTCCACACGTTATGGACCTTTAATGCACATCATGCTAGGTTCACAACATGTCATAGTAGCATCCTCAGCTGAAAGTGCGAAGCAAATTCTAAAAACTTGCGAAGAATCGTTTTGCAATCGGCCTATTATGATTGCGAGCGAGAGTTTAACCTATGGTGCTGCTGATTATTTTTTCATACCTTATGGAAATTATTGGAGGTTTCTCAAGAAGCTTTGCATGACTGAGCTTCTTAGTGGAAAAACTCTTGAGCACTTTGTGAGTATTCGCGAGGATGAAGTTGAGTGTTTTTTGAGGAACCTTTTGGAGATATCGAAAAATGGTAAACCTATTGAAATGAGACATGAACTTATTAGACATACTAATAATATCATTTCTAGAATGACAATGGGGAAGAAGAGTAGTGGTGTGAATGACGAGGTTGGTGAGTTGAGGAAAGTGATTAGGGAAATTGGTGAACTTCTAGGTGCGTTTAATTTGGGTGATATTATTGGGTTTATGAGACCTTTTGATCTACAAGGGTTTGGGAAGAAGAACAAAGATACACATCATAAGATGGATGCAATGATGGAGAAAGTGTTGAAGGAACATGAAGAAGTTAGGGCTAAAGAAGGTGAAGGAAGTGATAGGAAGAAGGATTTGTTTGATATtttattgaatttgattgaagcTGATGGTGCTGATAGTAAACTTACCAGACAAAGTGCTAAAGCTTTTGCTCTG GACATGTTTATTGCAGGAACAAATGGACCAGCAAGTGTGTTAGAATGGGCACTAGCAGAACTGATAAGAAATCCACAAGTTTTCAAGAAAGCAAGACAAGAGATAGACACCATTGTAGGCAAAGAAAGACTAGTTAAAGAATCAGACATACCAAATCTCCCTTATCTTCAAGCAGTAGTTAAAGAAACCCTAAGACTCCACCCACCAACACCAATATTCGCAAGAGAAGCCATAAGAAGTTGCCAAGTTGATGGCTATGATGTTCCAGCGTACTCCAAGATTTTCATCAATGCATGGGCTATAGGTAGAGATCCAAACTATTGGGACAATCCATCGGTCTACGACCCGGAAAGATTCTTACAAAACGACGATCCTAGCAAGAGTAAACTCGATGTACGGGGACAATATTATCAGCTTTTGCCATTTGGTAGTGGGAGAAGGAGTTGTCCTGGTGCTTCACTTGCTTTGATTGTTATCCAAGCAACACTTGCGAGTTTGGTGCAATGTTATGATTGGGATGTGAATGATGGGAAGAGTAATGAGATTGATATGAAAGAGGTTGGAAGGGTTACTGTGTTTTTGGCTAAACCACTTAAGTGCAAACCTGTTTCTCATTTTGTTCCATTTTCTGAATGA